One Alicyclobacillus vulcanalis genomic window carries:
- the pheT gene encoding phenylalanine--tRNA ligase subunit beta, translating into MRASYKWLADYLDLSDLTPAELADRLTGAGLAVDAVEPLNRGVQGVVIGKILSVRPHPQADRLKVCLVDLGGRQVEIVCGAPNASPGLVVPVALPGARLPGGVDIGIAEFRGVASHGMLCSAEELGLEPRYLPKREAEGLWELPADLPLGADAVSLLHLDDVVLDIDLTPNRSDCLSIRGLVHELSAILRRPHRFPARVAAPRAEGESPLRVRLETPRCPRYEAQLLEGIERRETPLWMKMRLVAMGVRSIDLVVDITNYVMLEWGQPLHAFDADAIAEATIVVRQAREGERLVTLDGQERILTPDMMVIADPEKSIGLAGVMGGENSEIGPATRRIALESARFDGASIRRTGQALALRSEAQQRFEKGVDPAAVSSALHRASELLVELAGSRLVGGPRRVPAEEGALKRTVVSFSPQACRQFLGVDVPEDEMLACFQWLGFEVARGEASWRVEVPTRRPDVQLPADLYEEVARLYGYDHIPATSMRLPVDAPESSERLALASAIRRALVDWGLFEVRTYALTSPEAEAPMELDGAPVALLRPMSDDRRTLRRHLLPSLAEVARYNLAHQVPGGAIFELAKVFLADAWPQPEMPVERDVIGMMWFGETEGSPFERPRLLDFYDAKGVCEALLARLGIEASYRAGDAKFLHPGRQAVIDAQGQAIGLVGEVHPDVARAYEVPRAVYAEFDLALLSALATGQVRVTPIPRHPASRRDLAVIVPRDVASQALVDAAWQAVGEQGTLRMVRVFDVYTGAGVPVDHKSLAIALWFQMDERTLTDAEIDHAVGAVLQAWQSAFGAVLRA; encoded by the coding sequence GTGAGAGCATCGTACAAGTGGCTGGCCGACTATCTCGACCTCTCCGATCTCACGCCGGCCGAACTCGCAGACCGATTGACAGGCGCGGGGCTGGCGGTGGACGCCGTTGAACCGCTGAACCGCGGTGTACAAGGCGTCGTGATCGGCAAGATTCTCTCTGTCCGTCCCCACCCGCAGGCGGATCGGCTCAAGGTGTGCCTCGTCGATCTCGGCGGGCGACAGGTCGAAATTGTCTGCGGCGCTCCGAATGCATCGCCCGGGCTCGTGGTGCCGGTGGCGCTGCCGGGCGCTCGGTTGCCGGGGGGCGTGGACATCGGGATCGCCGAGTTTCGCGGCGTGGCTTCACACGGCATGCTTTGCTCCGCGGAGGAACTCGGCCTCGAGCCGAGGTATCTGCCCAAGCGCGAGGCGGAGGGGTTGTGGGAGCTTCCCGCGGACCTGCCGCTCGGCGCGGATGCCGTTTCGCTTCTGCACCTCGACGACGTCGTGTTGGACATCGATCTCACGCCGAATCGCAGCGACTGCCTGTCGATTCGAGGCCTTGTCCACGAGCTCTCCGCCATTCTCCGCCGTCCGCACCGATTTCCTGCGCGTGTGGCGGCGCCTCGCGCGGAAGGCGAGTCTCCGCTTCGGGTGCGCCTCGAGACCCCGCGCTGCCCGCGCTATGAAGCCCAGCTGCTCGAGGGCATCGAGCGCCGGGAGACTCCGCTTTGGATGAAGATGCGGCTGGTGGCGATGGGCGTCCGCTCGATCGATCTCGTCGTGGATATCACCAACTATGTGATGCTCGAGTGGGGCCAGCCGCTGCACGCATTTGACGCGGACGCCATCGCCGAGGCGACCATCGTCGTGCGTCAGGCGCGGGAAGGGGAACGCCTTGTGACGCTGGACGGTCAGGAGCGTATCCTCACACCCGACATGATGGTCATCGCGGATCCCGAAAAGTCCATCGGCCTAGCCGGCGTCATGGGCGGAGAAAACAGCGAGATTGGCCCGGCGACGCGCCGGATCGCGCTCGAATCCGCGCGTTTTGATGGGGCGTCGATCCGGCGAACGGGCCAGGCGCTCGCCCTCCGTTCGGAGGCGCAACAGCGCTTCGAAAAGGGGGTCGATCCGGCCGCTGTGTCGAGCGCGCTGCATCGCGCCTCGGAGCTTCTCGTCGAACTCGCCGGATCGCGCCTGGTCGGCGGTCCGCGACGCGTCCCGGCGGAAGAGGGGGCGCTCAAGCGCACGGTCGTCTCGTTTTCGCCGCAGGCGTGCCGCCAATTCCTCGGCGTCGACGTCCCGGAGGACGAGATGCTCGCGTGCTTTCAGTGGCTCGGGTTCGAGGTCGCCAGGGGCGAGGCGTCGTGGCGCGTCGAGGTGCCGACCCGGCGTCCGGACGTCCAGTTGCCGGCGGATTTGTACGAGGAAGTGGCTCGATTGTACGGGTATGATCACATTCCGGCCACGTCCATGCGCCTGCCGGTCGACGCACCCGAATCGTCCGAGCGCCTGGCGCTGGCGAGCGCGATCCGGCGCGCCCTCGTCGACTGGGGGCTGTTCGAAGTGCGGACGTACGCGCTCACGTCGCCTGAGGCCGAGGCGCCGATGGAGCTGGACGGTGCGCCCGTCGCGCTCCTCCGCCCCATGTCGGATGATCGCCGCACGCTTCGGCGGCACCTTCTGCCGAGCCTCGCGGAGGTGGCGCGATACAACCTTGCCCATCAGGTGCCGGGCGGGGCCATCTTCGAGCTGGCCAAGGTCTTTCTCGCGGACGCCTGGCCTCAGCCCGAGATGCCCGTCGAGCGCGACGTGATCGGCATGATGTGGTTCGGCGAGACGGAGGGAAGCCCGTTCGAGCGCCCGCGCCTTCTCGATTTCTACGATGCCAAGGGCGTCTGCGAGGCCTTGCTCGCGCGGCTCGGGATTGAGGCGTCGTACCGCGCCGGCGACGCGAAGTTTCTCCACCCCGGCCGCCAGGCCGTGATCGATGCGCAGGGCCAGGCCATTGGGCTCGTGGGCGAAGTCCATCCGGACGTCGCACGGGCGTACGAGGTGCCACGCGCCGTGTATGCCGAGTTCGATCTCGCTCTGCTCTCCGCGCTCGCGACGGGCCAGGTGCGCGTCACCCCGATCCCGCGTCATCCGGCGAGCCGCCGCGATCTCGCGGTCATCGTGCCGCGCGACGTCGCTTCGCAGGCCCTGGTGGACGCGGCATGGCAGGCCGTCGGCGAGCAAGGCACCCTGCGCATGGTCCGCGTCTTCGACGTCTACACCGGCGCAGGTGTGCCTGTGGACCACAAGAGCTTGGCCATCGCCCTCTGGTTCCAGATGGACGAGCGGACCTTGACGGATGCCGAGATCGATCACGCCGTCGGCGCCGTGTTGCAGGCGTGGCAGTCCGCCTTTGGAGCCGTGCTTCGCGCGTGA
- a CDS encoding endonuclease MutS2, with translation MDERALDALEYEFVRGEIARCAQTSLGKARAAAMAPYDERGAAEHELARLDEAIRLLYRLGPPPFAGVEDLRDAVERTRRGGTISADEAHRLARCIAGMRAMRQFVERAAESGNFPLLAGSVAPMADLRRTEQEIRQVVDEDGQVIDHASPTLLRLRDERRRREGEIRAVLDRLLRTQAKYLQEPVIAMRGEHYCLPVRVEHKSQVQGVVRDVSSSGSTVFIEPRAIVELSERVRELEVMEEREVERLLYQLAASFAQVADEFLRNLDVAADMDFLFAKAAYARFTDAKRPQLTDGVWRLRGAWHPKLGRDAVPIDVEIGDRFRLLIITGPNTGGKTVTLKTIGLLTLMAMSGMFLPTRRESEVGFCHDVFVDIGDEQSIEQNLSTFSSHMRRIIDMLARVTKDSLVLLDELGAGTDPAEGSALAIAILDHLTAVGARVVATTHYAELKGYAFRNPAAENASMEFDVETLRPTYRLLMGVPGRSNALAIAERLGMPKAILERARSHVAESDIHVEELIGRLEAASREAELVRDEARRALEEAEERAADLARQQAAWEAAKEAMREKAAREARAVIDRARQEAEAVIREIRSLREQAHVKDHELVELRKRLEGAEPKERRKAPQGQGRPEVRPGQRVRVLSLGQKGDVVEVAPDGKAAVVQLGVMRMKVDARDLEVVGHGEPAGAPSAVRVRAGKDVRMELDVRGETIDDALLRIDKYLDDAVVAGISRVVIIHGKGTGALRNAIRRYLREHPHVKTSEPAGPGEGGDGATVVHVRT, from the coding sequence ATGGACGAACGCGCGCTGGACGCGTTGGAATACGAATTTGTGCGCGGCGAGATCGCGAGGTGTGCCCAGACGTCGCTGGGAAAGGCGCGCGCGGCCGCCATGGCGCCTTACGACGAACGAGGCGCGGCCGAGCATGAACTCGCGCGCCTGGACGAGGCGATTCGCCTGCTGTACCGCCTCGGGCCGCCGCCGTTCGCCGGTGTGGAAGACCTGCGCGATGCCGTCGAGCGCACGCGCCGAGGCGGCACCATCTCGGCCGACGAAGCCCATCGGCTCGCGCGCTGCATCGCGGGAATGCGCGCGATGCGGCAGTTCGTGGAGCGCGCGGCGGAGAGCGGCAACTTCCCACTGCTGGCAGGTTCTGTCGCGCCGATGGCGGATCTGCGCAGGACTGAACAGGAAATCCGGCAGGTCGTGGACGAGGATGGGCAGGTGATCGATCACGCCAGCCCGACGCTGCTTCGGCTGCGGGACGAAAGGCGCCGGCGCGAAGGGGAAATCCGCGCGGTCCTCGACCGCCTGCTGCGGACGCAGGCGAAGTACCTGCAGGAGCCCGTCATCGCCATGCGCGGCGAACACTATTGCCTGCCTGTGCGCGTCGAGCACAAGAGCCAGGTTCAGGGCGTGGTGCGGGACGTGTCCTCGTCGGGATCGACCGTGTTCATCGAGCCGCGCGCCATTGTGGAACTGAGCGAGCGAGTGCGCGAGCTGGAGGTCATGGAGGAGCGGGAGGTGGAGCGCCTCCTGTACCAGTTGGCGGCCTCCTTCGCGCAGGTTGCGGACGAGTTTCTCCGCAACCTCGATGTCGCCGCGGATATGGATTTCCTGTTCGCGAAGGCCGCGTACGCCCGGTTCACGGACGCCAAGCGGCCGCAGTTGACGGACGGCGTGTGGCGGCTTCGCGGAGCTTGGCACCCGAAGCTCGGGCGGGATGCGGTGCCCATCGACGTCGAAATTGGCGATCGGTTTCGGCTGCTCATCATCACCGGTCCCAACACGGGCGGCAAGACGGTCACGCTCAAGACCATCGGTTTGTTGACCCTCATGGCGATGTCGGGGATGTTCTTGCCGACGAGGCGCGAGAGCGAGGTGGGCTTTTGCCACGATGTCTTTGTCGACATCGGCGACGAGCAGAGCATCGAGCAGAACCTGTCGACCTTTTCCTCGCACATGCGGCGGATCATCGACATGCTGGCGCGGGTGACCAAAGACAGCCTCGTGCTCCTGGACGAACTGGGTGCGGGCACCGATCCGGCCGAGGGGTCGGCTCTGGCCATCGCCATTCTGGATCACCTGACGGCCGTGGGCGCGCGCGTGGTGGCCACGACGCATTACGCGGAACTGAAGGGATACGCCTTTCGCAATCCGGCGGCGGAAAACGCAAGCATGGAGTTTGACGTGGAGACGCTTCGGCCGACGTATCGCCTGCTGATGGGCGTGCCCGGCCGCTCGAATGCGCTCGCGATCGCGGAGCGGCTCGGCATGCCGAAGGCCATTCTCGAGCGGGCGAGATCGCACGTGGCGGAGTCGGATATTCATGTGGAAGAGCTGATCGGGCGGCTGGAGGCGGCGAGCCGCGAAGCGGAGCTCGTGCGCGACGAGGCGCGGCGAGCGCTTGAGGAAGCCGAGGAGAGGGCGGCGGACCTCGCGCGCCAACAAGCCGCGTGGGAAGCTGCGAAGGAGGCCATGCGAGAAAAGGCGGCGCGAGAAGCGCGCGCCGTGATCGACCGGGCGCGGCAGGAGGCAGAGGCGGTGATCCGGGAGATCCGCAGCCTGCGCGAGCAGGCTCACGTCAAGGACCACGAGCTGGTCGAGCTTCGCAAACGGTTGGAGGGCGCGGAGCCGAAGGAGCGGCGAAAGGCGCCGCAGGGTCAGGGGCGGCCGGAGGTGAGGCCGGGCCAGCGCGTGCGGGTCCTGTCGCTCGGTCAAAAGGGCGATGTCGTCGAGGTGGCTCCGGATGGCAAGGCGGCCGTGGTTCAGCTCGGCGTGATGCGCATGAAGGTGGACGCTCGCGACCTTGAGGTGGTGGGCCATGGCGAGCCGGCGGGGGCGCCGTCGGCGGTCAGGGTTCGCGCCGGCAAGGACGTTCGAATGGAGCTGGACGTGCGCGGGGAAACGATCGACGACGCGCTGCTCAGGATCGACAAGTATTTGGACGACGCGGTGGTCGCGGGTATCTCGCGCGTGGTGATCATTCACGGCAAGGGCACGGGCGCGCTGCGAAACGCGATTCGCAGGTACCTGCGCGAACATCCCCATGTCAAAACGAGTGAACCGGCCGGGCCGGGCGAGGGCGGCGACGGCGCGACCGTCGTGCATGTGCGCACGTAG
- a CDS encoding CvpA family protein, which translates to MTWDALDLALAAILLLGALNGYRLGFVRQVMRLFGGIIAYLVSYWARPYVAPAIAHLGIPAGHVQSPFASFVFGNLSGAISFALVFLVVFVMLRYAAGLVDALFSLPVLSGLNRLAGLFAGFLLAGVFVYVIALVLPYVKSPAVERQVARSAICRTLDQRAFDRTVAGWLAAVFPSKAGRTQ; encoded by the coding sequence GTGACGTGGGATGCGCTGGATCTTGCCTTGGCCGCCATCCTATTGCTCGGCGCCTTGAACGGGTACCGCCTGGGGTTTGTGCGGCAAGTCATGCGCCTTTTCGGCGGGATCATCGCGTATTTGGTGTCGTACTGGGCGAGGCCGTATGTCGCGCCCGCCATCGCGCATCTGGGCATTCCCGCGGGCCATGTCCAGTCGCCCTTCGCTTCGTTTGTCTTTGGCAACTTGTCGGGGGCCATTTCGTTTGCGCTGGTGTTCTTGGTCGTGTTCGTGATGCTGCGCTATGCCGCAGGGCTCGTCGATGCGCTGTTCAGCCTTCCCGTGTTATCGGGATTGAACCGGCTGGCAGGGCTTTTCGCGGGGTTTTTGCTCGCGGGCGTGTTCGTGTACGTCATTGCCTTGGTCTTGCCGTATGTCAAGAGCCCCGCTGTCGAACGGCAGGTGGCCAGATCGGCCATCTGCCGCACACTCGATCAGCGAGCGTTTGATCGGACCGTGGCGGGATGGCTTGCGGCGGTCTTTCCAAGCAAGGCCGGTCGCACGCAGTGA
- a CDS encoding phage holin family protein: MNVLGHIVRFIVSALVLLFVGHIVPGFRVMGFWHAILAAIVITLLGMAMEAIFGRRISPYGRGIIGFICGAVVIYVAQLLVPGMHASILGALLASLVIGIIDLFVPTSLRGSRHEE; this comes from the coding sequence ATGAACGTGCTCGGCCATATCGTCCGATTTATTGTGTCCGCTCTCGTGCTCCTGTTCGTCGGCCACATCGTGCCAGGATTCCGGGTCATGGGCTTTTGGCACGCCATCCTCGCGGCCATCGTCATCACGCTTCTCGGCATGGCGATGGAGGCCATCTTCGGCCGACGGATTTCGCCCTACGGCCGCGGCATCATCGGGTTCATCTGCGGCGCGGTGGTCATCTACGTCGCGCAGCTCCTCGTGCCCGGCATGCATGCGAGCATCCTGGGCGCGCTGTTGGCCTCGCTCGTGATTGGGATCATCGACCTGTTTGTCCCCACGAGCCTGCGCGGGAGCCGACACGAGGAATAA
- a CDS encoding cell division protein ZapA yields the protein MDNNQEGAKVNRVKVVIHGVEYTVRGTSPEERIQEVAKMVDRTMNEIAATAAYMDERRIAVLAALNLADELYELRKEYQELLALLEDQTGGRKAP from the coding sequence ATGGACAACAACCAAGAAGGCGCAAAGGTCAATCGCGTGAAGGTGGTCATCCATGGCGTCGAATACACGGTGCGCGGGACGAGTCCGGAGGAGCGGATTCAAGAAGTCGCAAAAATGGTCGATCGGACGATGAACGAGATCGCGGCCACGGCGGCCTACATGGATGAACGCCGAATTGCGGTGTTGGCCGCTTTGAATCTCGCGGACGAACTGTATGAGCTGCGGAAGGAATATCAAGAGCTGCTGGCGTTGCTCGAGGACCAGACGGGAGGCCGCAAGGCGCCGTGA
- the pheS gene encoding phenylalanine--tRNA ligase subunit alpha: MSDTWKDELEKIRDRALATLAEASDSRALNDWRVEVLGKKSSLSQMSKAMGTLAPEDRRALGEMMNRVRQELETAWRRRQAEVEAKEKALRLERERIDVTLPGRQVPVGAVHPISRVIEQIEDIFRSLGFSVVEGPEVETDHYNFELLNIPKDHPARDMQDTFYLTEEWLLRTHTSPMQVRTMERMRGRTPIRVIVPGRVYRRDEDDATHSHQFTQIEGLVVDEGIRMSDLKGTLEAFAKALFGPSQRVRLRPSYFPFTEPSCEVDLVCVSCGGSGCRMCKGTGWIEILGAGMVHPRVLEMSGYDSERYTGFAFGLGAERIAMLRYGISDIRMLYQNDLRFLRQFSHA, translated from the coding sequence TTGAGCGATACGTGGAAGGACGAGCTGGAAAAGATTCGCGACCGCGCGCTGGCAACGCTTGCGGAGGCCTCGGATTCCAGGGCGTTGAACGACTGGCGCGTCGAGGTGCTCGGCAAAAAGAGTTCGCTGAGCCAGATGTCGAAGGCGATGGGAACCTTGGCGCCGGAGGATCGGCGGGCACTCGGCGAGATGATGAACCGCGTGCGTCAGGAACTGGAGACGGCGTGGCGCAGGCGGCAAGCCGAGGTGGAGGCGAAGGAGAAGGCCCTTCGCTTGGAGCGCGAGCGCATCGATGTGACACTGCCCGGGCGCCAGGTGCCGGTGGGGGCGGTGCATCCCATTTCGCGCGTGATCGAGCAGATTGAGGACATCTTCAGAAGCCTGGGTTTTTCGGTGGTCGAGGGCCCAGAAGTGGAGACGGATCACTACAATTTTGAGCTGCTGAACATCCCGAAAGATCACCCAGCTCGGGACATGCAGGATACGTTTTATCTGACGGAGGAATGGTTGCTCCGGACGCACACGTCTCCCATGCAGGTGCGGACCATGGAGCGCATGCGGGGCAGGACGCCCATTCGGGTCATCGTGCCTGGCCGGGTGTATCGCCGCGACGAGGACGACGCCACGCATTCCCATCAGTTCACGCAGATCGAGGGTCTCGTGGTGGACGAAGGCATTCGCATGTCGGATCTGAAGGGAACGCTCGAGGCGTTTGCCAAGGCGCTCTTTGGGCCGTCTCAGCGCGTCCGCCTGCGCCCGAGCTACTTTCCGTTCACGGAGCCAAGCTGCGAGGTCGATCTCGTCTGCGTGTCGTGTGGCGGCAGCGGCTGTCGCATGTGCAAGGGCACCGGCTGGATTGAAATTCTCGGCGCGGGCATGGTGCACCCACGGGTGCTCGAGATGTCGGGCTACGACAGCGAGCGGTACACGGGCTTCGCTTTCGGCCTCGGTGCAGAGCGAATCGCCATGTTGCGCTACGGCATCTCGGACATTCGCATGCTGTACCAGAACGACCTGCGTTTCCTACGACAGTTCAGTCACGCGTGA
- a CDS encoding transglycosylase domain-containing protein — MNSDNRRPTDRGDQARPKAQSRPRHPVLRHTFRAVLLAAGSLCGFGVAFGVGYVASMLRGLPKVSAATFVNNSAASVVYDDQGRVIGQFAGDGDRQPIASLQQVSPYLVQAFVAAEDKTFFTNIGINPMAMARAFLQDLVGHRIESGASTITQQTVKLAVFPEQQRTLRRKIQEIALAIEVTHVLSKDEILTDYMNWVYMGRMGTDTVYGVKRASEILFGKEPNQLSLAQAALLAALPNNPSYFSPYQFPQHALARQHYILDQMLANHMITKAQYDAAYREDVLKTLKAPPMTGLPAHPYLLLDEIKPLVIQDLVQAGIYDNAQEAESALPVAGLKIYTTIDLPMQEDVEQVLGNHALFAGTDKTYQLPNGKTTTDLYEAGFAIIDNHTGAILAVGGGRDYLRDAIDHADIPRQPGSSIKPLLDYGPAIDTGMLTAASEMYDAPTRFPGASGQPPYEPHDDEPGFAGLMTARVALYESRNVPAIDVLSVLTPQVGFSYLSKMGLGPGATTWLGQPTVVADDEHHLAAAIGGLDNGVTVLQMTSAYSTFANQGVWHQSYLIRQITDASGRALYQVDPATHQVFTPQTAYIITNMLHDVVYHPGGTATAIGARFPGQFISGKTGTTDSLGDGWFIGYTQDYTAGIWMGYNHHEPIDPANYNLKFTLWSDIMAPILAAHPARAPWPVPPGIVFRTVSSTSGLLPTPLSKAFGGTETDPFVQGTEPTSYDDVAVQAKYTLVGGKKVLATTRTPAADVETGTFIKLPVSRIVDWSHKIPNGVTADTPYLLPSALDPRGGMPLDAGTSPDMQNPAQLKPPQGLFGYYDGAEVWLGWSSVPGATQYAIYRATGADKPYQKIGTSQSTSFVDSAPPPGASVVYYEVIAESNVSLSPPSRAIAVPLLPPGGAQSNDLENDAVANGVGTNSANATGE; from the coding sequence TTGAACAGCGACAATCGCCGTCCCACGGACCGCGGCGACCAAGCGCGGCCCAAGGCGCAGTCCAGACCGAGACATCCTGTGCTGCGGCACACGTTTCGCGCCGTGCTGCTCGCGGCAGGAAGCTTGTGCGGCTTCGGCGTGGCCTTTGGCGTCGGATATGTCGCGTCCATGCTGCGCGGACTGCCGAAAGTGAGTGCGGCGACTTTTGTCAACAACAGCGCCGCATCCGTGGTGTACGACGATCAAGGCCGCGTGATCGGCCAATTTGCTGGAGACGGCGACCGGCAGCCCATCGCATCGTTGCAACAGGTGTCGCCGTATCTCGTGCAGGCGTTCGTGGCCGCCGAAGACAAGACCTTTTTCACCAACATCGGCATCAACCCGATGGCGATGGCCCGCGCCTTTCTGCAAGATCTGGTGGGCCACCGGATTGAGTCCGGCGCCAGCACCATCACCCAGCAGACGGTCAAGCTCGCCGTTTTCCCAGAGCAGCAGCGGACACTTCGTCGCAAAATTCAAGAGATTGCGCTGGCCATCGAAGTCACGCATGTGCTGAGCAAGGACGAAATCCTCACCGACTACATGAATTGGGTCTACATGGGCCGCATGGGCACGGACACTGTGTACGGGGTGAAACGCGCGTCCGAGATCCTGTTTGGCAAAGAGCCCAACCAGCTGTCCCTTGCGCAGGCTGCCCTGCTCGCCGCGCTGCCCAACAACCCGTCCTATTTCTCGCCGTACCAGTTCCCACAGCACGCACTCGCCCGACAGCACTACATCCTGGACCAGATGCTCGCCAACCACATGATCACCAAGGCGCAGTACGATGCGGCCTACCGCGAGGATGTGCTCAAGACGCTGAAGGCGCCGCCGATGACGGGCCTCCCGGCGCATCCGTACCTGCTTTTGGACGAGATCAAACCGCTCGTCATTCAGGACCTCGTGCAAGCGGGCATCTATGACAACGCCCAGGAGGCGGAGTCAGCGCTGCCCGTGGCAGGGTTGAAGATTTACACGACGATCGACCTCCCCATGCAGGAGGATGTCGAGCAAGTGCTGGGCAACCATGCGCTGTTTGCCGGAACCGACAAAACCTATCAACTGCCGAACGGCAAGACAACGACCGACCTGTATGAAGCAGGCTTTGCGATCATCGACAATCACACCGGCGCCATCCTTGCCGTGGGCGGGGGGCGCGACTATCTGCGCGACGCGATCGATCACGCCGATATTCCGCGGCAGCCGGGATCGTCCATCAAACCGCTGCTCGACTACGGACCGGCCATCGACACGGGAATGCTCACGGCGGCTTCGGAGATGTACGACGCGCCAACGCGCTTCCCCGGTGCGAGCGGTCAGCCGCCTTATGAGCCGCACGACGACGAGCCGGGTTTTGCCGGCCTCATGACGGCGCGCGTCGCCCTGTACGAGTCGCGGAACGTGCCAGCCATCGACGTGCTGTCCGTCCTCACGCCGCAGGTGGGCTTTTCTTACCTCAGCAAGATGGGCCTCGGCCCTGGCGCCACGACCTGGCTCGGCCAGCCGACCGTCGTCGCGGACGACGAACATCACCTGGCAGCGGCCATCGGTGGGCTGGATAACGGGGTCACCGTCCTGCAGATGACGAGCGCGTATTCGACCTTCGCCAACCAGGGCGTGTGGCATCAGAGTTACCTGATTCGCCAGATCACGGACGCGTCCGGCCGCGCGTTGTATCAGGTCGATCCGGCCACGCATCAGGTGTTCACGCCCCAGACCGCCTACATCATCACCAACATGCTGCATGATGTCGTCTATCATCCCGGCGGGACGGCCACGGCCATCGGCGCGCGCTTCCCTGGCCAGTTCATCTCAGGCAAAACCGGCACCACAGATTCACTCGGCGACGGCTGGTTCATCGGCTATACGCAGGACTACACCGCCGGCATTTGGATGGGCTACAACCATCACGAACCCATCGACCCGGCCAACTACAATTTGAAATTCACCCTGTGGAGCGACATCATGGCGCCCATCCTCGCGGCACATCCCGCGCGTGCGCCCTGGCCTGTGCCTCCGGGTATCGTCTTTCGCACCGTGTCGTCGACAAGCGGACTCTTGCCGACGCCGCTGTCCAAGGCGTTTGGCGGGACGGAGACCGATCCGTTCGTGCAGGGCACGGAGCCGACCAGCTACGACGACGTCGCTGTGCAGGCCAAGTACACGTTGGTCGGGGGCAAAAAGGTGCTCGCGACGACGCGAACGCCGGCAGCGGACGTCGAGACAGGCACGTTTATCAAGCTGCCCGTATCGCGCATTGTCGACTGGTCGCACAAGATTCCAAACGGCGTCACGGCCGACACGCCCTACCTGCTGCCATCTGCGCTCGATCCGCGGGGAGGCATGCCCCTCGACGCGGGCACTTCGCCGGATATGCAGAACCCGGCGCAGCTCAAACCTCCGCAGGGGCTCTTTGGCTATTACGACGGCGCCGAGGTATGGCTAGGGTGGTCGAGCGTCCCTGGCGCCACGCAGTACGCCATCTACCGTGCCACCGGCGCGGACAAGCCTTACCAAAAGATTGGGACGAGCCAGTCGACCAGCTTCGTGGATTCCGCGCCGCCTCCGGGGGCATCCGTCGTGTACTACGAAGTGATTGCCGAGTCGAACGTGTCCCTCTCACCCCCGTCTCGGGCCATTGCGGTGCCGCTTTTGCCGCCGGGCGGAGCCCAGAGCAATGACTTGGAAAATGACGCCGTCGCGAATGGCGTAGGGACCAACAGCGCGAACGCGACCGGGGAGTGA